Proteins encoded in a region of the Candidatus Micrarchaeia archaeon genome:
- a CDS encoding PEP/pyruvate-binding domain-containing protein: MAYVKWFEQLSRSSLAEAGGKGANLGEMANNGFPIPPGFVVVSSAYFDHLSNNGLTGPITDILSSLDVNDSDNLNRASEQIKSLILGGEIPSEIEKEIRSQYKKLSERSGKECYVAVRSSATAEDLPTASFAGQQSTFLNIRGSDNVVEAVKECWASLFEPRAIFYRVQNNFEHMKVGLAAVVQLMVQSERAGVMFTVDPVSQDADTITIEGAYGLGETVVSGQVTPDTYRVSKSRMEISDKTVAKQTWMLVKIGEKNQHADIKEDAQQSQKLTDSQILDLAKIGKKIEEHYNFPQDIEWAVHEGNLYIVQSRPITTLRKEQTPAVSTVESRKNTPTGAKPILRGLAASPGIGVGKVKVCATAKEIGKMSKGDILVAPMTTPDFVPAMKKAGGIVTDQGGMTSHAAIVSRELGIPCIVGTGSATTVLRDEMLVSVDGERGIVYEGEIAAKPKAEAGAPGYAKCEPPITGTKIYVNLA; the protein is encoded by the coding sequence GTGGCCTATGTAAAATGGTTTGAGCAGTTGAGCAGATCCAGCCTCGCGGAAGCAGGCGGAAAGGGTGCGAACCTCGGCGAAATGGCGAACAACGGCTTCCCAATCCCCCCTGGTTTTGTCGTGGTGAGCAGCGCGTATTTCGACCATCTCAGCAACAACGGGCTTACCGGCCCCATCACGGACATACTCTCGTCCCTGGACGTCAACGATTCCGATAATCTCAACCGCGCGAGCGAGCAAATAAAGTCCCTCATACTCGGCGGAGAAATCCCGAGCGAAATAGAGAAGGAAATCCGCTCGCAATACAAGAAGCTCAGCGAGCGCTCCGGAAAAGAGTGCTACGTCGCGGTGAGAAGCTCGGCAACCGCCGAGGATTTGCCCACTGCGAGCTTCGCAGGCCAGCAGAGCACCTTTCTCAATATAAGGGGCAGCGACAACGTTGTGGAAGCCGTGAAGGAGTGCTGGGCATCCCTCTTCGAGCCGCGCGCGATATTCTACAGGGTGCAGAACAACTTCGAGCACATGAAAGTAGGCTTGGCCGCGGTGGTGCAGCTCATGGTGCAGAGCGAGCGCGCCGGCGTGATGTTCACCGTGGACCCGGTTTCCCAGGATGCGGATACGATAACGATAGAAGGAGCGTACGGGCTCGGCGAAACAGTCGTGAGCGGGCAAGTGACACCTGACACGTACAGGGTGAGCAAGTCGAGGATGGAGATATCGGACAAGACGGTGGCGAAACAGACCTGGATGCTCGTGAAGATAGGGGAGAAGAACCAGCACGCGGACATAAAGGAGGATGCCCAGCAAAGCCAGAAGCTCACTGATTCCCAGATACTCGATTTGGCGAAAATAGGCAAAAAGATTGAGGAGCATTACAATTTCCCTCAAGATATAGAGTGGGCGGTGCATGAAGGCAATCTGTACATCGTGCAGTCCAGGCCCATAACCACGCTGAGGAAAGAACAAACCCCTGCGGTGAGCACGGTGGAAAGCAGGAAGAACACCCCTACCGGAGCTAAACCCATACTGCGCGGCCTTGCCGCATCCCCTGGAATCGGAGTGGGAAAAGTGAAAGTATGCGCGACCGCGAAGGAAATAGGAAAAATGAGCAAGGGTGACATACTCGTTGCACCGATGACCACCCCGGACTTCGTTCCTGCGATGAAAAAGGCAGGCGGCATAGTTACCGATCAGGGCGGGATGACCAGCCACGCGGCCATAGTTTCGCGCGAACTGGGAATCCCGTGCATAGTAGGCACAGGAAGCGCCACCACCGTCCTGAGGGATGAAATGCTTGTGAGCGTGGACGGGGAAAGGGGAATAGTTTACGAGGGCGAAATAGCGGCGAAACCCAAAGCCGAAGCAGGCGCCCCTGGATACGCGAAATGCGAGCCCCCGATAACCGGCACGAAAATCTACGTGAATCTCGC